In a genomic window of Herpetosiphonaceae bacterium:
- a CDS encoding heavy-metal-associated domain-containing protein has translation MNSASVAKPRARALSLWGVLGGFVGSFCCLGPSTAVLLGLGSSSLLFSLQFDRSWTFAVGAAVLLGGIVRVLWRGQADGLCSVARWRQPLIMAATFAVSYGLLGWLLPMLAAQKEDRDAALSHMVVAPVRPAPPVLHRLTLIIEKMNCPPCAAKVRNRLQNKPAVRELRAEAYDDQVIITYDPRQTTKEELIKIFPRDYGVSFVRDEPLP, from the coding sequence ATGAATAGTGCGTCCGTAGCAAAGCCGCGCGCCAGAGCGCTGAGTCTGTGGGGCGTGTTAGGGGGCTTCGTCGGAAGCTTCTGCTGCCTTGGGCCAAGTACGGCGGTCTTGCTTGGCCTGGGATCTTCGTCGCTGCTGTTCAGCCTGCAATTCGACCGGAGCTGGACGTTTGCTGTCGGCGCGGCGGTGCTGCTTGGCGGAATCGTCCGTGTGCTCTGGCGAGGGCAGGCCGACGGGCTGTGCTCGGTTGCACGCTGGCGACAACCGCTGATCATGGCTGCGACGTTCGCGGTATCCTACGGGCTTCTTGGCTGGCTGCTGCCGATGCTCGCCGCCCAGAAGGAAGATCGGGACGCCGCGCTGTCACACATGGTCGTTGCGCCGGTACGGCCAGCGCCGCCGGTCCTGCATCGGCTGACGCTGATTATCGAGAAGATGAACTGCCCGCCGTGCGCAGCCAAAGTGCGCAACCGATTGCAAAACAAGCCCGCCGTGCGTGAGCTGCGCGCCGAAGCCTACGACGATCAGGTTATCATCACGTACGATCCCCGACAAACCACAAAAGAGGAGCTGATCAAGATCTTTCCCCGTGACTACGGCGTGAGCTTCGTACGTGATGAGCCGTTGCCCTAA